A single genomic interval of Carassius auratus strain Wakin unplaced genomic scaffold, ASM336829v1 scaf_tig00030051, whole genome shotgun sequence harbors:
- the LOC113079982 gene encoding claudin-4-like: MVSARLQLLGTALAIIGWIGVIVVCALPMWKVTAFIGHVIITAQTSWEGIWMNCVVQSTGQMQCKVYDSLLALSSDLQAARALTIISIVIGILGIMLAMAGGKCTNCVEDESAKSKIGITAGVIFIISGVLCLIPVCWTANVIIRDFYNPLVHQAQKRELGAALYIGWAAAALLIIGGGLLCCNCPPKEEAGKYTANYNAAPRSVASAPSGKNYV; this comes from the coding sequence ATGGTGTCTGCTAGGCTTCAGTTACTGGGCACTGCCCTGGCCATCATAGGATGGATCGGTGTCATTGTGGTCTGTGCTCTTCCCATGTGGAAAGTCACAGCTTTCATTGGTCATGTCATCATCACGGCGCAGACTTCATGGGAAGGAATCTGGATGAATTGCGTTGTGCAGAGCACAGGACAGATGCAGTGTAAAGTCTACGACTCCTTGCTGGCCCTCTCCTCAGACCTTCAGGCCGCCCGTGCCCTCACCATCATTTCCATCGTGATTGGGATCCTGGGCATCATGCTGGCCATGGCTGGAGGTAAATGTACCAATTGCGTTGAGGACGAGAGCGCCAAATCTAAGATCGGTATCACTGCCGGTGTGATATTCATCATTTCTGGAGTGCTGTGTCTGATCCCGGTGTGTTGGACGGCTAACGTCATCATCCGGGACTTCTACAACCCCTTGGTCCACCAAGCACAGAAGAGAGAACTGGGAGCAGCTCTTTACATTGGCTGGGCAGCTGCTGCTCTGTTGATCATCGGGGGCGGTTTGCTCTGCTGCAACTGTCCACCAAAGGAAGAAGCGGGAAAATACACAGCCAATTATAACGCTGCACCTCGATCTGTAGCTTCTGCACCATCTGGCAAGAACTATGTGTAA
- the LOC113080007 gene encoding claudin-3-like produces MAAFGLEIVGVTLSVLGWLLSIVCCALPMWRVTAFIGNNIVTAQVYWKGIWMSCVVQSTGQMQCKVYDSMLALPADLQAARALVVVSIIVGVLALFVAIVGAKCTNCIEDEGAKARVMISSGAAFITAAVMQLIPVSWSAHTVIMEFYSPVIPEAQKMEIGASLYLGWAAAALLLVGGSILCCSCPPKDKTRYPPQSRIAYSAHHSLVPSTQTKRDYV; encoded by the coding sequence ATGGCGGCTTTCGGTCTGGAGATAGTGGGAGTCACGCTCTCGGTTCTTGGCTGGCTACTCAGCATTGTGTGCTGTGCTTTGCCCATGTGGAGGGTCACCGCGTTCATCGGTAACAACATTGTCACGGCGCAGGTGTACTGGAAGGGAATCTGGATGAGCTGTGTGGTTCAGAGTACTGGACAGATGCAGTGTAAAGTCTACGACTCCATGTTGGCTCTTCCTGCAGACCTACAGGCGGCTCGGGCTCTGGTGGTGGTGTCCATCATCGTGGGTGTCCTTGCACTCTTTGTGGCTATAGTGGGGGCCAAGTGCACTAACTGCATTGAGGATGAAGGAGCCAAAGCCCGTGTGATGATCAGTTCTGGTGCCGCTTTCATAACAGCCGCGGTCATGCAGCTTATTCCTGTGTCCTGGTCAGCGCACACTGTTATTATGGAGTTCTACAGTCCAGTTATTCCAGAAGCTCAGAAGATGGAAATAGGGGCATCGCTGTACCTTGGCTGGGCTGCCGCAGCACTGTTGCTGGTTGGGGGCTCCATCCTGTGCTGCAGTTGCCCACCGAAAGATAAGACGAGGTACCCGCCACAAAGTCGTATCGCCTACTCAGCCCACCACTCTCTGGTCCCGAGTACCCAGACCAAGAGAGACTATGTCTGA
- the LOC113079996 gene encoding claudin-3-like encodes MSMGMEMGGIALGIIGWIISIITCALPMWRVSAFVGANIITAQVIWEGLWMNCVVQSTGQMQCKVYDSMLALSQDLQASRAMSVIAVILAILGVLISIMGAKCTNCIEDEASKAKVMIVSGVMFIVAGILELVPVAWVANQTIRDFYNPMLNAAQQRELGASIYIGFAAAALLIIGGALLCCTCPPKEKRMPPRMGYSAPRSTNGGYDKKDYV; translated from the coding sequence ATGTCGATGGGAATGGAGATGGGGGGCATAGCCCTGGGTATTATCGGTTGGATCATTAGTATTATCACTTGCGCTCTTCCAATGTGGCGTGTCTCAGCCTTTGTTGGCGCAAACATCATCACGGCACAAGTCATCTGGGAGGGTTTATGGATGAATTGTGTAGTACAGAGCACCGGACAGATGCAGTGCAAGGTCTATGACTCCATGCTGGCTCTATCGCAAGACCTTCAGGCTTCCAGAGCCATGTCGGTCATTGCCGTCATCTTGGCCATCCTGGGCGTGTTGATCTCAATCATGGGCGCCAAATGCACCAACTGCATCGAGGATGAAGCCTCCAAGGCTAAAGTGATGATCGTCTCTGGTGTGATGTTCATTGTTGCCGGCATCCTGGAGCTCGTTCCGGTTGCCTGGGTGGCAAACCAAACCATTCGCGACTTCTACAACCCCATGCTGAATGCCGCTCAGCAAAGAGAGCTTGGGGCATCCATCTACATAGGGTTTGCCGCTGCTGCTCTGTTAATAATTGGAGGAGCATTGCTGTGCTGCACCTGTCCTCCAAAGGAGAAGCGCATGCCACCAAGAATGGGCTACTCTGCTCCACGCTCCACCAATGGTGGATATGACAAGAAGGACTATgtttaa
- the LOC113080002 gene encoding protein ABHD11-like — MSKLAMSALCRILTRGVYCSPSSYLSVTGLRNFCSGVSTADRAASPVNLTYDVFDGKGDSTPLVFLHGLLGSKSNFHSIAKSLVQRTDRKVLTVDARNHGKSPQSPVFTYKAMTDDLTHLLGQLHIGKCVLIGHSMGGKVAMATALSQPSLVDRLVVVDISPSLTSVQTSFCAYIQAMKEVKIPSNIPRSTARRLAEDQLRKIVKERSVRQFLLANLEEQNGHYGWMVNLEAISNHLEDIMGFPVFNTTFEGPTLFLGGSSSAYISSDDYPEIQRLFPSVDIQYIPDASHWIHADKPLDFISSIITFLNS; from the exons ATGTCAAAATTGGCCATGAGTGCCCTGTGCCGCATTTTAACAAGGGGAGTGTATTGCAGCCCGTCGTCGTATTTATCCGTAACGGGACTTCGGAATTTTTGCAGCGGAGTCTCGACCGCGGACCGAGCCGCCAG CCCTGTAAATTTGACCTACGATGTGTTTGATGGCAAAGGAGACAGCACGCCATTGGTATTTCTACATGGCTTACTTGGGAGCAAATCTAACTTTCACTCCATAGCCAAGTCTCTGGTTCAGCGGACTGACAGGAAG GTACTGACAGTAGATGCTCGCAATCATGGCAAAAGCCCACAGAGTCCTGTCTTCACCTACAAAGCAATGACTGACGATCTGACGCATCTGCTTGGACAGCTGCACATTGGGAAGTGTGTCCTGATTGGGCACAGCATGGGTGGCAAGGTTGCAATGGCAACAGCTTTGTCACAG CCTAGTTTAGTTGACCGTTTGGTGGTTGTGGACATTAGTCCCTCTCTGACTTCAGTCCAGACCAGTTTCTGTGCCTACATTCAGGCAATGAAAGAGGTGAAGATTCCCAGTAATATTCCACGTTCCACAGCACGAAGACTGGCTGAAGACCAGCTCAGGAAGATAGTTAAG GAGCGTTCAGTGCGTCAGTTCCTCCTCGCTAACCTGGAGGAGCAAAATGGTCACTATGGCTGGATGGTTAACCTGGAAGCCATCTCAAACCACCTAGAGGACATCATGGGTTTTCCTGTGTTTAATACCACCTTTGAGGGTCCAACTCTTTTCTTGGGTGGCAGTAGTTCAGCCTATATAAG CTCGGATGATTACCCTGAAATCCAGAGGCTTTTTCCTTCTGTCGATATCCAGTACATCCCAGATGCCAGTCACTGGATTCATGCTGACAAGCCTTTGGATTTCATCAGCTCCATAATAACCTTCTTAAACTCCTAG